The genomic DNA GCGGCGATCGAGGCGGGAGCGTCGCACGATCAGGTCAAGGACATGAAAGAAGAGATGTCGATGACGCGGTACGTCAGCGATCCCGTCGAGCAGCAGGAGTATCGCGACGCGTGGCGCGCCTCGGGCGTGACCTGCGTTTTCCAGAACGCGGGCGAAGAGGGACAGGATCCGCTGCGGCTGATGCGGCGACTGTCGCGGTTCACCTACGCAACGGATCTGATGCGCGGGTTCGTCAGCAAAGCCGCGGTGCCTGCCGATGTGGAGACGGCCAAACGCGAAGGACGCCACTGTCTCTATCTGACCGGCAACGGAGTGCCACTGAGGCAGCAATGGGAATCGATCCCCGACGAACTCCGCTACATGCAGGTCTTCTATCACCTGGGGATCCGGATGATGCACCTGACCTACCAGCGACGGAACATGATCGGCGACGGTTGCGGTGAGAAGAGTGATGCCGGGCTCAGCGACTTTGGCCACGCGGCGATCGCTGAAATGAATCGCTTGGGCATCATTCCCGATTGTGCCCACAGCGGTTGGAAGACGAGTCTCGAAGCGGCGCAGTCCTCTTCGCGGCCGATGGTCGCCAGCCACAGCACCTGCGGCGCGATCCATCCACACATTCGCAGCAAACCCGACGAAGTGATTCGGGCGATCGTCGATACCGGCGGTTACATCGGGATCTGCTGTATTCCCAGATACCTTCGCGGCAGCGGTGATATCACCGCGATGTTGGACCACATCGACTATGCTGTCAAAAAATTTGGTCCCGATGCGGTCGCGATCGGGACCGATGTCGCTTACAACTCGCAGAATGCGGGGCGTGAGCTAGCTAAGCTGCCGCGGATGTCGAAGCAATATCAGCCGTTTCGATCGCTGTGGCCGGCGGACGATTACAAAACGCTGCCAGGAGCTGCTCAAAGCATCGCCTGGACCAACTGGCCGCTGTTCACCGTCGGCCTGGTACAGCGTGGGCACAGCGACGAAGTGATTCGCAAAATCATCGGCGGCAACGTGATGCGGGTGATCAACGCTTCGATGACTTAAACGATTGGGTAATCCCGTCCGCTGAATTCATACAGCTGTCGCGGCGACTGGTCGATACTACACCTCGACGGCCAGTAGCCCTTGCGGCATCGCATTGGATGCGACTATACGGTCGTCTCGCAGCGGTGATCTTTGAAGCCTGAGGTGTTTGTCTATGTCGTGCGATGTTCGGAACCGGAACGTATCTTCGTTGCTGGCCGGATTGCTAGCGGTTGCCGCGATCCATTGCAGCGGATGCCGCGTGTTGGCTCCCGTTCCGATCCCCGTCGAGAGTCAACAGATGGCTCCCGAATTGGTCGATTCGAAATCTCCGCAAGTCGAAATTGGCCGGCCGCAACCGATCATCGACGGGATCGGCTGGGTCGTTGGCATTCCCGATAAGATCCTGCTGTGGGATCGACGAATCGATCGGCACAAGATCTCCGAAGAGACGATCGATTCGACCGTCGATTATTTGCAGGCGAACAACCTGCCGCATATCAAGGTCCGCGCGAACCAATACAATCCGCTGGACGATTGGCATCGGCTGACGCAGAACAAAACCGTCGCTTGGCCTTGGCGGTATTCGTTGGGGGCGCTGTCAGTCGCCGGCGAAACGATCTTCCCTGGCCGCATCATCGGCGGCGATCATTTCAATCCGTTCACGCAGACGATCCATCTGTACAGCGACGTCCCTGCCGTCGCGCTGCACGAAGCCGCTCACGCCAAAGACTTTACGCGGCGGACCTACCAGGGAACCTATGCCGCTGCCTATCTATTTGTTCCACTGTGGCACGAGACCCTCGCGTCGCAAGACGTCTTTGCGTTTCTGGAAGATCGCGAGGACCGAGCCGGGCTTGTCGAAGCGAACCGCATCCTTTATCCCGCCTACGGGACCTACGTCGGCAGTACGGTCGGCAACTTCTTTCCCGCCTACTCCGCACCGTTCTATTACACCGGCGTGATCGCCGGCCATATCAACGGTCGGATGCTCAACCGGGAACTGGAGCAACAGATGCCTGCGGGACTCGTGGCAGTCAACGAACCGGTGCCGTCACAGCCGAGCGAAACCGAATCGTTTTAAGTCCGAAGGTGGCGCTGCGTTTACCTACGGCTACCTTCTATGATCGCTTCGGGATATTCCGATTTCACTTCGTCTCGTCGGCATCTTGTGCCGGCGGAGTGACTTGGCAGCAGGGCAGCGGCGTTTTGGCGATCGCTTGGATCTGAGCGTCGATGTCGTCGTTGTTTTCTGCGGACGCTTCAACGGAAGCTTGCAGCGATGTCAGCGAGCCGAGGTTAGCGAAGCCGCGGCCCGAAGCGGTGTAGCAACCGCCGACGACCAGCATCACCGCGGCAAATGCAGGGATCGCCATCGTGAAGCGTCGCGATAGGAACTGGGTTCCCGCAACCAGAGCGACCAACGCCGGAACGGTTCCAATCCAGAAGGCGATCATCACGACAGGCCCCATCGTCAGGCTGCCCGTTCCGGCGGCGACCAGTGCGAACAGGTAAAGCCATCCACAGGGCAGCAGAGTCGTCAACAAACCGGTCGCCAATGCGCGGCCTGGCAGTGGCAGTCGGAAGACATACGGACGCAGCCGAACCAACAGACCGCCGATTCGCGACGGCGCCGGCCCTTCGGTCGCGTCGGTTTTCCGAGGGGCGATGATCGAGATCAAGCGATGGATGCCGATCAGGATCATGATCGCACCAACGACGCGAGCGGCGAGCAATTGGTATCCCATCGCCGCTCCGCCGAAATCGATCAGACTGCCGATCGCCCCGGCGATCAAGCCAGCCAAAGCGTACGTGATCAAGCGTCCGATGTGATACAACGCGCCGGCGGTCATCACGCGTCGCCGCGAGACGTTTTCGCTGGCACCACTGGCCCAGATCGCCAACGGTCCGCACATCCCCACGCAGTGCATGCTGCCCAGCAGGCTGGCGGTGACGATCGCGGTCGCAAGAATCCACATCGCAGATCAATCCCGTTCGAGAGTTCGTTGTACCGTGATCCGTTGGGCTTCGTGGCGGATGTTCAAATCGACCTGCCACAGTCCGCTGCGCTCCATCGGCGCCAGGACTTGGTACTCCGCATCGCCAACCGGCTGCATGTCGACCGTTTGCACTTCGGCCGCGCGGGCGTGATGGTAGATGTCCGCGGAGACCTGCAGATCATCGATCGGTTTTCCATCGGCGTCGGCGATCGAAACCTGAACCGCCCGCATGCCGCGTCCGTCGGCGACGTTGGAGACATCCAAGTCGACGGTCCAGCCGAGTCGCTTTGCGGCGGTTCGCTCGCTGTGGATCTGATCCCAGTTGAGCGCCGCCTGATGGTAATTGGGGACGATCGCCGCCGAAGCGTCTCCCGTCGCCAGTTTGATCGCGACGCCGCCGATCACCAATTGCAGTCCCAACAAGGCGACAACTAATGAAACCCAGAACCACTTCGCTTTGCGTTCGGCGATCTGTTGGTCAGTGCGTTGCGCGACCGTCGCCTGCTGGTTACTCATTGTCGTGGTCCTAACAGATTGAATTGCACGGTCTTGCTGGTGTCTTTACTGCTGGTCACTTCCAGCGTGGCAGGTTGGTTTCCCGTGCCAAAGGTCAGGCTGCCACTGAACTCGGTCGCGACCGGCACCAGCGACGTCCCGCCCGGTTCGAGCGTGAGCCCCGTCGGATCGATCACCTTCAGTTGGACATTCGCCGGTTCGGCGACTTGCAACGCATAGGTCTGCTTTTCGTCGGTTCGATTGACCAAGCGGATCGTAAAACTGTTGGAGATCCGGCCGCGAGCGACTGTCGTGAACGGAGCCCCTTTGCCGCGAAGGACCCGCGCGTCGAAGGTCGTTTTCGTCGACAAGGCGTAGGCGAAGCCCGACAGGACGGCGGTCAGGATCAACGGGTAGATGATCGTTCGAGGGCGAATTCGACGCCGCGGTTTGCCCGCGATCCCATCTTGGGAACCGTAACGGATCAGCCCACGCGGGCTGCCGACGCGATCCATCACCTCGTCGCACGCGTCGATGCACTGGGTGCAATTGATGCACTCCATCTGCAAACCGTCGCGAATATCGATCCCCGTCGGGCAGACGACGACGCAGCGGTTGCAATCGACACAGTCGCCGGCATTATCCTCGGCGCGGTGTTTGCCCTTTTTCCGCGGCTCGCCCCGAACCGGGTCGTAGGTCACGATCAGCGATTGTTCGTCCAGCATGACCGACTGGAAACGCCCGTAAGGACATGCGATCAGACACATCTGTTCACGGAAGATCAGAAAATCGAACAACATCAAACCGGTCGTTGCGGCCATCACCAGGAACGCCGCCGGATGGTCGATAGGCGAACTCTGGATCCACTGGCTCAATCGTTCCGTACCGACAAAGTAGGCGAGGAACGTATGCGCTAGAAACATGCTCAGAAGAACATAGACCGCCACGCGGGCAACTTGTTTCACGCCCGTGAGTGGCTTCTTGGCGTGGCCGCCGCGTCCTGTCGTTCCATCGAACAGCCGATCGATCGGGCGGAACAGGTATTCCATGTAGACGGTTTGCGGGCAGGCCCAACCGCACCATGCGCGGCCGGCGATCGCGGTGATCAGCACGATCCCGAACATCACGCTCAGCATCAATAATGCCAGCAACATCGTGTCGGTCGGCAGGAAGGTCCTGCCAAAAATCGTGAACTGACGCGCCGGGATGTCCATCAGGATCAGCGGCTTGCCAGCGACTCGCAGGTGCGGGACCGCAACAAAGACGACCATCAAGATGTAGGCGACGACGCGACGTTTTCGCCACCAGCCGCCGGTCGCCAAGTGAGGCATCAACCAACGGCGGCTGCCATCGCGGCGGAGTGTGCTGAGCACGTCGTCATCGTCGTGTGACGTGCCCGCCGCGCCACTGGCGGCGGTGTGAGGAACAACGGGAAGCGAGCGTTTGTCGTTCATGAGGAACTTACAGTCATCGCAGCCGGTTGGCGTGCGATGCCGATGCCCTGCAGTGTTAGATTCCGATTTAAAAAGTAAACATTTGTTCGTTTGCAGTCGGCGATTGTCGTCGCGCTAAGGCGTCGCTTCTTTTTCTGGTTCCGGCAGTGCTTCGGGCCATGGCGAAATTTCGCGTCCGTCGGGACCTTTGCCCCCTTCGACGTTTTCACCACGCAGCGAAGCGACGTAAGCCGAAACCAAGACGATCTCGTTCGGATGCAGGCGAGTTTTCCAAGCCGGCATCGCATTGCCGCCAGCGCCGTTGGTCACGACCTTGGCGATGTCTTCGACGTTCTGGATGTACTTGAAATATTCGTCGGTCAGGTTCGGACCGACCATTCCTTCGCCGTTGCGGCCGTGGCACGAGATGCAATTCGTCTTGAAGATGACCTCACCCACACGGACCCAGTTTTTCTTGTGGCTGTAGCGAACGATCGTTTCCGCATTCGGCTCCAAATCGCCGATCTCAGCGAACTGCAGACGCGTGTTTTCGGCTAACGCGACATCATAGATATCGTGGACCGAACGGCCTTCGGCACCGCCGTGGTAGAAGACCCAGTACATGGGGCTGAAGGCGATCGACGCGACGAACAACCACTTCCACCAACCGGGCAGCGGGTTGTCGTATTCTTCGATGCCATCGTAGCTGTGATCGAGCTTGTGATTGTTATCGGTCATAACGTGGGTCCTCCACCTTGTCGCTCAACGGGATCGATGCGAAGCGGTCGGTTGCGTTGCGGCTGAGCCGCATCGTGCCGTAGACCATGACCGCAAACGCGGCGACAAACAGTCCCAACGCGATTTCGGCACAGTTGGAATAATCGAGTGCGGAAACAAGGTCTCTGATCATTTCGATGTCTCAGATTTTGCAGTGATTGCGATTCATTGATTTCACGTCGTGCGACGCGGAGACTATTCCGCAGTTTCGCTTGCGTCGGTCGCTTCGGCGGTTTCGGTCTCCGCTTCGACAGCAACTTCCACGTCGGCGTCGGTTTCACCCTCGGCCGCTTCTTCCGACTCGGCTTCGGGTTCGGGCGTCTTGAACAGGTCGGTTCCCATCCGTTGCAGGTAAGCGATCAACGCGATCACTTGTTTGTTCTGCTTGCCCGCTGGCCCGCCTTGGCGAACGATATCCGCAGCGACCACCTCGGCTTGCCGACGCGCGACATTCGCGGTATCGGTCAGATCCTCTTCGCTGTAGGGAGCGCCCAGATAGTGAACGGTCTCCACGAGTGGCTGGATCGCTTCGAACTTCAGGTCCTCTTCGATCAGATGCCGGTAGCTGGGCATCACCGAACCAGGCGATACCAATTCGGGATCTTCGAAGTGAGTCCAGTGCCAGAAGCTACTCTGCTTGCCACCCTCGCGTTGCAAGTCGGGTCCGATCCGGCGGCTGCCCCACTGGAACGGCCGATCGTAGATGAACTCGCCCGGCTTGCTGTATTCACCATAACGCTTCGTCTCGGCAACCATCGGCCGGATCATTTGCGAGTGGCAGTTGTAGCAGCCTTCGGAAACGTAGATGTGTCGGCCAGCAAGCTCCAAAGGAGTGTAAGGCGTCACGGTTGCGATCGTCGGCACGTTGGACCGGATCAAGAACGTCGGGATGACTTCGAACAGCGTCGCGATCACGACGGCTAACGTCGTCAGCACGGTGAACTTCACCGGCAGCCGTTCCCAGCGGCGGTGCCAATCCATCTGGCTGAAGACATCCAACTTCTTGCCCAGTTCGAGAACCGGAGCGTCTTGCAAAACGCTTGGTGGCAGCGGTTCGTCGTGGTATTCCTTGCTCAATCGCGGTGCGGAGTAGACCGGGACTTCGTAAGTCTTGGGACGATTGGCCCAGGTCATCAGGGCATTGATCGCCAGCATCACGACGCCGCTGAAGTAGATCGTTCCGCCGGCGACACGCAGCCACCACAGCGGCACGATCGATTGGATCGTTTCGACAAAGTCGGGGTAAACCAGGTGCCCGGTGTCGTCCATTGCACGCCACATCAGACCTTGCATCAGTCCGGCAGCGTAGATCGGAACGATGTACAACAGGATTCCGACGGTGCCGGTCCAGAAGTGCAAGCTGACAAGTTTCGGGCTCCAGATCTTGGTTTGGTACAGCCGAGGCATCAGCCAGTACATCATTCCGAAGATCATGAAACCGTTCCAACCCAAGGCACCAGCGTGCACGTGGGCGATCGTCCAGTCGGTGTAATGGCTCAGCGCGTTGATCGCTTTGATCGACAGCATCGGTCCTTCGAAGGTCGCCATTCCGTAGAACGTGATTCCCACGACGAAGAATTTCAGCACCGGGTCGGCGGCAACTTTGTGCCAAGCACCACGCAGCGTCAGCAGGCCGTTGATCATGCCGCCCCAGCTGGGCATCCACAACATCAGACTAAACAACATGCCCAACGTGCTGGCCCATTCGGGCAGCGCGGTGTAATGCAAGTGGTGCGGGCCAGCCCAGATGTAAATGAAGACCAACGACCAGAAGTGGATGATGCTCAACTTGTAACTGAAGACCGGCCGTTCAGCCGCTTTGGGCAGGAAGTAATACATCAAACCCAGGAAGGGCGTGGTCAGGAAAAACGCCACCGCATTGTGGCCATACCACCACTGCATGAAGGCGTCCTGAACGCCAGCGTAAACGCTGTATCCGTGGAACAAGCCCGACGGGATGACGAGGTTGTTGAAGACGTGCAACAACGCGACGGTGACGATCGTTGCGATGTAGAACCACAACGCGACGTACATGTGCCGCTCGCGGCGGTTGATCAGAGTCATCAGGAAATTGCCGCCGAAGATCAGCAGCCAAACGATGGCGATTGCGATATCGATCGGCCATTCCAGTTCGGCGTATTCGCGGCTCTGCGTGATCCCCATCGGCAGCGTGATCGCGGCGGCGACGATGATCGCTTGCCAGCCCCAGAAGTGCAGCCGGCTGAGCACATCGCTCCACATCCGCGCCTTGCACAATCGCTGGGTGCTGTAGTAGACCGCGGCGAAGATTCCGTTGCCGGCGAAGGCGAAGATCGCAGCGTTGGTGTGCAGCGGACGCAAGCGGCCAAACGAAATCCAGGGCAGCCCATTGGTCAACCAAGGGAGCACAAGGAACGTGGCGACGATCAGACCGACCAGTGTCGCCACCAGTCCCCAGACAACCGTTGCCGTGGCGAACATCCGTACGATTGCGTCATCGTACGAAAAGTGTTCCAAGTCTCCAGGTTGCGAATCGCCTGATCTCGCGGCATCCTGCGATGTTACGTCGGTAGTAGCCATAGCCGAACAACTTCTCTAACGGTGAGTTCTTGCAAACAGAGAGGTGCGAGCGTGATTCCCACGCACCGCAGACCATAGTTTCAGATATTGTGAACCGCGATTCAACTGCAAAAGAGAGCGGCTAATCGTCACGCCTGCGGCAGTTTGTGACAGCTCGCGTTCGCGATTCCGTTTCCTACCAGCACAAAGCGCAAGGAGGGAAGGATACGAGCGCAAAACGCAAGGCGAGAGAACCCAATGCGAGCACGAAGCGCAAGCGATTGAATGTTTTGTAAATGCGTCACTCGCTTGCGCTCGTGCTCGTAATGGATCGCGCGGATTACGACGAGACGGTTTCTTCGTTGATCGTGACTTCGAAACCGAGATCGCGGATCATGTCGTAATCGGCTTGCGGCGGCTGACCCTGCGTGGTCAGGTAATCGCCGACGAACATCGAATTGGCGGCGTACAGCCCCAGCGGTTGCAGCGATCGCAGATGGATCTCGCGGCCGCCGGAGATCCGCAGTTCGCGGTCGGGATTGACGAAGCGGAACATCGCCAACGCCTTCAAGCAATAGGCGGGGGTCAATTGATCGTTCCCTTCCAGCGGCGTGCCATCGACGGCATTCAGGAAGTTCAGCGGAATCGATTCGACCTTCAGCTCGCGAAGCTCCATCGCCATGTCGACGACATCGTCATCGGTCTCTCCCATTCCAATGATCCCACCACTGCACAACTCCATCCCCGCGTTGCGGACATGGTGCAGGGTCTCCTTGCGATCGGCAAAGGTGTGCGTGGTGCAGATCTCTTTGTAATGGTTTTCGCTGGTGTTCAGGTTGTGGTTGACGCGGTCGACGCCAGCCGCCTTCAGCCGCTGGGCGTGCTCTTCGGTCAACAACCCTAGGCAAGCACAGATCTTCAGATCGTACTTTGCTTTGATCTCCGGCACGATCGTCTCGACCGCCTTCATCTCGCGCTCGTTGGGGCCGCGAGCGGAAATGACTAAGCAGTACGTTTTCGCTTTGCGTTCGGCGGCGACGCGGGCCGCATCCATCAGCTTTTCGCGGTTCAGGATCGTGTACTTCTCGACCGGTGCGGTGGAGATCTTCGACTGAGAGCAGTAGCC from Rosistilla carotiformis includes the following:
- a CDS encoding dipeptidase produces the protein MLHRRQLLGSLGTAALLTAGLRNTALSADDASDPVAELSTRLNPNIQAARETALQILKPSPAELDRGLRLHAESIVFDSYGFSPRAAVDGDAIAAAIEAGASHDQVKDMKEEMSMTRYVSDPVEQQEYRDAWRASGVTCVFQNAGEEGQDPLRLMRRLSRFTYATDLMRGFVSKAAVPADVETAKREGRHCLYLTGNGVPLRQQWESIPDELRYMQVFYHLGIRMMHLTYQRRNMIGDGCGEKSDAGLSDFGHAAIAEMNRLGIIPDCAHSGWKTSLEAAQSSSRPMVASHSTCGAIHPHIRSKPDEVIRAIVDTGGYIGICCIPRYLRGSGDITAMLDHIDYAVKKFGPDAVAIGTDVAYNSQNAGRELAKLPRMSKQYQPFRSLWPADDYKTLPGAAQSIAWTNWPLFTVGLVQRGHSDEVIRKIIGGNVMRVINASMT
- the ccoN gene encoding cytochrome-c oxidase, cbb3-type subunit I, producing the protein MATTDVTSQDAARSGDSQPGDLEHFSYDDAIVRMFATATVVWGLVATLVGLIVATFLVLPWLTNGLPWISFGRLRPLHTNAAIFAFAGNGIFAAVYYSTQRLCKARMWSDVLSRLHFWGWQAIIVAAAITLPMGITQSREYAELEWPIDIAIAIVWLLIFGGNFLMTLINRRERHMYVALWFYIATIVTVALLHVFNNLVIPSGLFHGYSVYAGVQDAFMQWWYGHNAVAFFLTTPFLGLMYYFLPKAAERPVFSYKLSIIHFWSLVFIYIWAGPHHLHYTALPEWASTLGMLFSLMLWMPSWGGMINGLLTLRGAWHKVAADPVLKFFVVGITFYGMATFEGPMLSIKAINALSHYTDWTIAHVHAGALGWNGFMIFGMMYWLMPRLYQTKIWSPKLVSLHFWTGTVGILLYIVPIYAAGLMQGLMWRAMDDTGHLVYPDFVETIQSIVPLWWLRVAGGTIYFSGVVMLAINALMTWANRPKTYEVPVYSAPRLSKEYHDEPLPPSVLQDAPVLELGKKLDVFSQMDWHRRWERLPVKFTVLTTLAVVIATLFEVIPTFLIRSNVPTIATVTPYTPLELAGRHIYVSEGCYNCHSQMIRPMVAETKRYGEYSKPGEFIYDRPFQWGSRRIGPDLQREGGKQSSFWHWTHFEDPELVSPGSVMPSYRHLIEEDLKFEAIQPLVETVHYLGAPYSEEDLTDTANVARRQAEVVAADIVRQGGPAGKQNKQVIALIAYLQRMGTDLFKTPEPEAESEEAAEGETDADVEVAVEAETETAEATDASETAE
- the bioB gene encoding biotin synthase BioB produces the protein MHDVATGTWHGLADRVLAGESIGRDEALSILRADDTQVLDILAAAYRIRHRYHGNTVQLYFLMNAKSGLCPEDCGYCSQSKISTAPVEKYTILNREKLMDAARVAAERKAKTYCLVISARGPNEREMKAVETIVPEIKAKYDLKICACLGLLTEEHAQRLKAAGVDRVNHNLNTSENHYKEICTTHTFADRKETLHHVRNAGMELCSGGIIGMGETDDDVVDMAMELRELKVESIPLNFLNAVDGTPLEGNDQLTPAYCLKALAMFRFVNPDRELRISGGREIHLRSLQPLGLYAANSMFVGDYLTTQGQPPQADYDMIRDLGFEVTINEETVSS
- the ccoG gene encoding cytochrome c oxidase accessory protein CcoG, whose protein sequence is MNDKRSLPVVPHTAASGAAGTSHDDDDVLSTLRRDGSRRWLMPHLATGGWWRKRRVVAYILMVVFVAVPHLRVAGKPLILMDIPARQFTIFGRTFLPTDTMLLALLMLSVMFGIVLITAIAGRAWCGWACPQTVYMEYLFRPIDRLFDGTTGRGGHAKKPLTGVKQVARVAVYVLLSMFLAHTFLAYFVGTERLSQWIQSSPIDHPAAFLVMAATTGLMLFDFLIFREQMCLIACPYGRFQSVMLDEQSLIVTYDPVRGEPRKKGKHRAEDNAGDCVDCNRCVVVCPTGIDIRDGLQMECINCTQCIDACDEVMDRVGSPRGLIRYGSQDGIAGKPRRRIRPRTIIYPLILTAVLSGFAYALSTKTTFDARVLRGKGAPFTTVARGRISNSFTIRLVNRTDEKQTYALQVAEPANVQLKVIDPTGLTLEPGGTSLVPVATEFSGSLTFGTGNQPATLEVTSSKDTSKTVQFNLLGPRQ
- a CDS encoding FixH family protein; this translates as MSNQQATVAQRTDQQIAERKAKWFWVSLVVALLGLQLVIGGVAIKLATGDASAAIVPNYHQAALNWDQIHSERTAAKRLGWTVDLDVSNVADGRGMRAVQVSIADADGKPIDDLQVSADIYHHARAAEVQTVDMQPVGDAEYQVLAPMERSGLWQVDLNIRHEAQRITVQRTLERD
- a CDS encoding sulfite exporter TauE/SafE family protein gives rise to the protein MWILATAIVTASLLGSMHCVGMCGPLAIWASGASENVSRRRVMTAGALYHIGRLITYALAGLIAGAIGSLIDFGGAAMGYQLLAARVVGAIMILIGIHRLISIIAPRKTDATEGPAPSRIGGLLVRLRPYVFRLPLPGRALATGLLTTLLPCGWLYLFALVAAGTGSLTMGPVVMIAFWIGTVPALVALVAGTQFLSRRFTMAIPAFAAVMLVVGGCYTASGRGFANLGSLTSLQASVEASAENNDDIDAQIQAIAKTPLPCCQVTPPAQDADETK
- a CDS encoding cbb3-type cytochrome c oxidase N-terminal domain-containing protein — its product is MTDNNHKLDHSYDGIEEYDNPLPGWWKWLFVASIAFSPMYWVFYHGGAEGRSVHDIYDVALAENTRLQFAEIGDLEPNAETIVRYSHKKNWVRVGEVIFKTNCISCHGRNGEGMVGPNLTDEYFKYIQNVEDIAKVVTNGAGGNAMPAWKTRLHPNEIVLVSAYVASLRGENVEGGKGPDGREISPWPEALPEPEKEATP